A window of the Pyrodictium abyssi genome harbors these coding sequences:
- a CDS encoding adenylate kinase family protein, with product MIVVAGTPGTGKSLLGSNIARLLGRRFATISWIVLEKGLWVQYDARRRSFVIDYEGLLGALRRYTGYVVETHWLEPFEELLDVVEGVIVTRCNPVVLLRRLERRGWPPQKVAENVEAELMGVIAEEARRLAGKGIPVVEIDTTRGSPAQNAVDAVEMLRRGEVRCCIEWLSVLQEEELGFLLEKLTTLASGVGRNE from the coding sequence TTGATAGTAGTTGCCGGTACACCTGGGACAGGCAAGAGCCTGCTTGGCTCGAATATTGCCCGGCTACTAGGCCGTCGGTTTGCCACAATATCCTGGATTGTGCTGGAGAAGGGGCTATGGGTACAATACGATGCACGGCGCCGAAGCTTCGTGATAGACTATGAGGGGCTTCTAGGAGCGTTAAGGCGCTACACCGGGTATGTTGTCGAGACGCACTGGCTGGAGCCTTTCGAAGAGCTTCTGGACGTTGTTGAGGGTGTTATAGTTACCCGGTGTAACCCTGTTGTGCTGCTAAGGAGGCTTGAGAGAAGAGGGTGGCCACCGCAAAAAGTGGCGGAAAACGTCGAGGCAGAGCTAATGGGGGTAATAGCAGAAGAGGCTAGACGCCTTGCCGGCAAAGGTATACCTGTAGTTGAGATAGATACTACGAGAGGAAGCCCGGCCCAGAATGCTGTAGACGCCGTGGAGATGCTTAGGAGGGGCGAAGTTCGCTGCTGTATCGAGTGGCTCTCTGTGCTCCAGGAGGAGGAGCTAGGATTTTTGCTGGAAAAGTTAACCACTCTAGCCAGCGGCGTGGGACGAAATGAGTAA
- a CDS encoding haloacid dehalogenase, with protein sequence MSKELAALRMARINVRELAHKFRSIITEIDSVLSRREEARDSLIKSGRDIIKMSGWAINALHRGLIEEARGYMEEMDKRVRDFIKLASDDSFLRESGFVYNVLSEYVEAKVFYSIVVEGDIPSHHDLGVAEVPYLQGVGDALGELRRLALDLMRVDRLEDAEVILELMEALYYEMRALEYPDALIPGVRHKVDVARRLIDDTKSLLLSIKARKGCQ encoded by the coding sequence ATGAGTAAGGAGCTGGCAGCACTAAGAATGGCTAGGATAAACGTACGCGAACTGGCGCACAAGTTTAGGAGCATAATAACCGAGATAGACTCTGTGCTATCGAGGAGAGAGGAGGCTAGGGACAGCCTCATAAAATCCGGTAGGGACATCATAAAGATGTCAGGATGGGCCATTAACGCTCTGCACCGGGGGCTTATAGAGGAGGCCCGAGGCTACATGGAAGAGATGGATAAACGCGTAAGGGACTTCATAAAGCTAGCCTCAGACGATAGCTTTCTACGCGAGAGCGGTTTCGTGTACAACGTGCTCTCAGAGTATGTGGAGGCGAAGGTATTCTACAGTATAGTGGTTGAGGGCGACATACCGAGCCACCATGACCTGGGTGTGGCAGAGGTACCGTACCTCCAGGGCGTTGGTGACGCACTAGGTGAGCTACGCCGGCTCGCACTAGACCTAATGCGGGTAGACAGGCTCGAAGACGCGGAAGTAATCCTTGAGCTGATGGAGGCGCTCTACTACGAGATGCGTGCTCTAGAGTATCCGGACGCACTAATACCCGGTGTCCGGCACAAAGTAGACGTTGCCCGGCGCTTAATTGATGACACTAAGTCACTCCTTCTAAGTATAAAAGCTAGGAAAGGGTGCCAATAG
- a CDS encoding helix-turn-helix domain-containing protein, producing MAEPSWPPRIVLEKIARHIAGEIVMSEHPGSVLRKWREIFAASQLDVARHMGVTPSVISDYEKGRRTPGSLFIRRFVEALLDIDSERGWSVVSRLAKMLQLNYLGAVIDMREFEAGVSLEEVITRVKGFPVNSYLLDERIYGYTVIDSLKAIMSLTGSEFLHLLGSTTQRVVVFTRVTTGRSPMIALRVSSIKPAAIVLHGPRKLDYLALWMAENERIPVILSMARDVDELVMSLRRLASSPR from the coding sequence TTGGCCGAGCCATCGTGGCCTCCGCGTATAGTCCTCGAAAAGATTGCTAGGCACATCGCTGGGGAAATAGTGATGAGTGAGCACCCGGGTAGTGTGCTACGGAAGTGGCGCGAGATATTCGCAGCTAGCCAGCTAGACGTTGCCAGACACATGGGCGTGACACCTAGCGTTATCAGCGACTATGAAAAGGGCCGTCGAACCCCCGGCTCGCTGTTCATAAGGAGGTTCGTAGAAGCGCTTCTAGACATTGACAGCGAACGTGGATGGAGCGTAGTTTCCCGCCTTGCCAAGATGCTGCAGCTGAACTACCTTGGCGCAGTCATTGATATGCGGGAGTTCGAGGCAGGTGTATCACTTGAGGAGGTTATAACTCGTGTGAAAGGCTTCCCCGTCAACTCCTATCTTCTTGACGAACGTATCTACGGCTACACGGTCATAGATAGTCTCAAGGCCATTATGAGCCTAACTGGGAGCGAGTTCCTCCACTTGCTTGGCTCGACAACGCAGCGTGTAGTAGTGTTTACAAGAGTTACGACCGGCAGAAGCCCCATGATAGCGCTGCGCGTGTCCTCGATAAAGCCAGCAGCTATAGTGCTTCATGGGCCGCGTAAGCTCGACTACCTGGCGCTGTGGATGGCGGAAAACGAGAGAATACCGGTGATACTGAGCATGGCTAGGGACGTAGACGAGCTCGTTATGAGCCTTCGGCGGCTCGCCTCCTCTCCTCGATAA
- a CDS encoding nascent polypeptide-associated complex protein, translated as MFRFSPSDLKKQLKRLGLKNVDVEAIEAEEIIVRQRDGKELVLVAPQAVVVKMPGGAIMMQVMAQRVEEREAQKPEEALSFSEEDVRLVAEQTGVSLEEARRALEEAEGDIAAAIMLIEERRRAAEGS; from the coding sequence ATGTTCCGGTTCAGCCCCAGCGATTTAAAAAAGCAGCTAAAGAGGCTTGGGCTAAAGAATGTTGATGTAGAGGCCATCGAGGCTGAGGAAATCATAGTACGCCAGAGAGATGGCAAAGAACTAGTACTGGTAGCGCCGCAAGCCGTAGTAGTAAAGATGCCGGGCGGAGCTATAATGATGCAGGTAATGGCCCAGCGCGTTGAAGAGAGGGAGGCGCAGAAACCCGAAGAAGCACTCTCCTTCAGCGAGGAGGATGTAAGGCTAGTAGCAGAGCAGACGGGTGTGAGCCTAGAGGAGGCGAGACGCGCACTCGAAGAAGCGGAGGGCGACATAGCGGCAGCAATAATGCTTATCGAGGAGAGGAGGCGAGCCGCCGAAGGCTCATAA
- a CDS encoding MBL fold metallo-hydrolase has translation MGAPVIRILGGGKEVGRMSVLLRPDNNEKRGILLDAGVNFDEEDRPVFAATYPPKYVDAIVMSHAHLDHIGTAPMYFISGSPKVYATRPTAQMAKLMLEDFLKLNGYYSPYEHREVKALLDATEYVRYGQRIDIDGVELSVYSAGHIPGSAFIVVDVDGTRIGFTGDVNTIETKLMKPAHLDAIGKLDVLITEATYGSSLHPPRARAEERLLAIIEEVVDRGGTVLIPAFSIARGQEIMMILAEHDPGVPVYVDGMIRKVTEIFLENSEYINNPGLLRKAYNEFNIVRGWRDRNRAWKHPGIIIASAGMLKGGPSLYYLKRIGGNPRNAVILVSFQAPGSHGRRVVEEGLMPGSEEPVRARVEWLDFSSHADRRGLLEIVRSTKPRKVVIIHSEEDVAQKYAERVLETGIPENVVIGENNAEIEI, from the coding sequence TTGGGTGCGCCGGTAATAAGGATACTAGGAGGAGGCAAAGAAGTAGGTAGAATGTCTGTACTATTAAGGCCTGACAATAACGAAAAGCGGGGTATACTGCTAGACGCCGGAGTAAACTTCGATGAAGAAGATAGGCCAGTATTCGCAGCGACCTACCCGCCAAAGTATGTCGACGCTATAGTGATGAGCCACGCCCATCTAGACCACATAGGTACAGCGCCTATGTACTTCATCTCCGGAAGCCCCAAGGTCTACGCTACACGGCCAACAGCACAAATGGCCAAGCTAATGCTCGAGGACTTCCTAAAGCTAAATGGCTACTACTCACCATACGAGCATCGGGAAGTAAAGGCCCTCCTTGACGCCACCGAGTATGTACGATACGGACAACGCATAGACATAGACGGTGTCGAGCTCTCAGTGTACTCTGCAGGCCACATACCTGGCAGCGCATTCATAGTAGTGGACGTTGATGGCACAAGGATAGGATTCACAGGCGACGTAAACACTATAGAAACCAAGCTTATGAAACCAGCACATCTCGACGCCATAGGGAAGCTAGACGTCCTGATAACAGAAGCAACGTACGGCTCATCTCTGCACCCGCCGCGAGCTAGGGCAGAAGAAAGGCTACTCGCAATAATCGAGGAGGTTGTGGACCGTGGAGGCACAGTACTCATACCGGCTTTCAGTATAGCTAGAGGACAGGAGATAATGATGATACTTGCTGAACACGACCCAGGCGTACCAGTATACGTAGATGGAATGATAAGAAAGGTAACAGAGATATTCCTTGAAAACAGCGAGTACATAAACAACCCTGGACTCCTACGCAAGGCGTACAACGAGTTTAACATAGTCAGAGGATGGCGCGATCGCAATAGAGCCTGGAAACACCCAGGCATAATAATAGCATCGGCAGGAATGCTAAAAGGCGGGCCAAGCCTTTACTATCTTAAGCGTATTGGCGGGAACCCAAGAAACGCCGTCATACTAGTGAGCTTTCAGGCTCCTGGCTCCCACGGCCGCCGGGTAGTAGAAGAGGGGCTGATGCCGGGAAGCGAGGAGCCTGTGAGAGCACGCGTGGAATGGCTTGACTTCAGCAGTCACGCCGACCGTAGAGGCTTGCTAGAAATAGTTAGGTCGACCAAACCAAGGAAGGTAGTAATAATACATAGCGAGGAGGACGTTGCACAGAAATATGCAGAGCGTGTACTAGAGACCGGCATACCAGAGAATGTAGTCATTGGCGAAAACAACGCGGAAATAGAGATCTAG
- a CDS encoding DNA-directed RNA polymerase subunit G — MADTIVEFKGRVESVEPELIPKMFLARIKSLDGNYEVEMDLHKDLVVYEPGTEVEVTVSRSLPEYKDGEDFVGRGTVVTMKDEGGKKAVLISIGGLLFIIRASEKLELTPTEKVYVKVSRA; from the coding sequence TTGGCAGACACCATAGTGGAGTTCAAAGGAAGAGTCGAGTCCGTTGAGCCAGAGCTTATACCTAAGATGTTTCTGGCACGGATAAAGAGCCTAGACGGTAACTACGAGGTAGAGATGGACCTCCATAAGGACCTTGTAGTCTATGAGCCCGGAACAGAGGTTGAGGTAACTGTATCCAGGAGTCTCCCCGAGTATAAGGATGGGGAGGACTTTGTGGGACGTGGCACCGTGGTTACTATGAAAGACGAGGGTGGTAAGAAAGCCGTACTGATCTCTATAGGCGGCCTACTCTTCATAATAAGAGCTAGCGAGAAGCTAGAGCTTACACCGACCGAGAAGGTCTACGTGAAAGTCTCGAGAGCCTAG
- a CDS encoding Lsm family RNA-binding protein, whose translation MASVMAPSAARRLLAELNHLVGKRVEIILVDGRKYSGTLLGFDHPEMNIVLSDVEAGEEKIPRVFIMGRVIAEIRAYETTLFDPREFANYVAKKLGLRPDAIKVFQDAGVVVIYNSIRVTANGVEGAGPLVAKVNYVLKEYLEAKRRGEQPH comes from the coding sequence GTGGCCTCAGTAATGGCCCCTTCTGCGGCTAGGCGCTTGCTTGCCGAGCTCAACCACCTTGTAGGAAAACGCGTTGAGATAATACTCGTTGACGGGCGCAAGTATTCTGGGACGCTTCTCGGCTTCGACCATCCAGAGATGAACATAGTGCTCAGCGACGTTGAGGCCGGGGAAGAGAAAATACCCAGAGTATTTATAATGGGGCGGGTTATAGCCGAGATAAGAGCCTACGAGACAACACTGTTCGATCCACGCGAGTTCGCAAACTACGTGGCCAAGAAGCTAGGTCTCCGCCCTGATGCGATAAAGGTGTTCCAGGACGCAGGTGTAGTAGTCATATACAACAGCATCCGTGTAACCGCAAACGGTGTAGAAGGGGCGGGCCCTCTAGTGGCGAAGGTAAACTACGTGCTAAAGGAGTATCTTGAGGCTAAGAGGAGGGGAGAACAGCCCCATTGA
- the tgtA gene encoding tRNA guanosine(15) transglycosylase TgtA, with amino-acid sequence MSRVGVFEIRDKDLAGRIGRLHTPHGVLETPALLPVIDIARQEVPIEDIESLGFRAVITNAYLLWKRMRSRAIERGVHGILGFNGIVMTDSGAYQILQYGKVDIKPRDVIEFQKSIGSDIAVILDIPTGNARDPEQARYSVEETLRRAQEALDHIDDDRIWTLPVQGGPFRDLLEKSARESAKIPRYRLYALGSPTVLLERYDYATLVEMIYTARLHLPRSKPLHLFGAGHPMVIPFAVALGVDMFDSASYILYARDNRYMTLSRTYRLDKLEYLPCSCPVCSKYTSKDLREMPKHERTRLLALHNLYVLRTAINEVKTAIKEGRLWELLEEKSRAHPSLAKAFSRFARYSKTLARLTPRVKGATTKGVFLYGSESLHNPKLVIHRERLAKYYQPRKTRAVLIPVDPAEKPFTSSRLYRAALAEYGGEDTHIVGYSLYIGVIPEELAETYPLSQYELNDAAYPEVVEQSARYIADYIQRNKNIYRYVVITKCSKIRWSSKIADIVASILKEAGLDVETKELEC; translated from the coding sequence TTGAGCAGGGTAGGAGTTTTTGAAATAAGGGACAAAGACCTAGCAGGTAGAATAGGTAGACTTCATACGCCACACGGTGTGCTTGAGACTCCGGCGCTACTACCAGTAATAGACATAGCAAGGCAAGAGGTGCCAATCGAGGATATAGAATCCCTAGGCTTTAGAGCAGTTATAACCAACGCTTACCTTCTCTGGAAGCGTATGAGGAGTAGAGCTATAGAGCGCGGCGTCCACGGCATACTAGGCTTCAACGGCATAGTGATGACAGATTCTGGCGCATACCAGATACTACAGTATGGAAAAGTAGACATAAAGCCGCGCGACGTTATAGAGTTCCAGAAGAGTATAGGCAGCGACATAGCCGTAATCCTGGACATACCCACTGGCAACGCGAGAGACCCGGAGCAAGCACGCTATAGCGTCGAGGAGACACTCAGACGTGCACAGGAAGCCCTAGACCACATAGACGATGATAGAATATGGACTCTACCTGTACAGGGAGGCCCCTTCCGCGACCTACTCGAGAAAAGCGCCAGGGAGTCGGCAAAGATACCACGCTACCGGCTATACGCTCTAGGAAGCCCAACAGTTCTCCTAGAGAGGTACGACTATGCAACACTAGTAGAAATGATATACACAGCGAGACTACACCTCCCGAGAAGCAAGCCACTCCATCTATTCGGAGCAGGCCACCCCATGGTAATCCCCTTCGCAGTAGCACTTGGGGTAGACATGTTCGACTCAGCGTCATACATACTGTATGCACGAGACAACAGGTATATGACGCTGAGTAGGACATACCGGCTCGACAAGCTAGAATACCTCCCCTGCAGCTGCCCCGTATGCAGCAAGTACACGTCCAAGGATCTCCGAGAAATGCCCAAACACGAACGTACAAGATTACTAGCGCTACACAATCTATACGTGCTGAGGACGGCGATAAACGAGGTAAAAACCGCCATAAAAGAAGGCAGGCTCTGGGAGCTACTGGAGGAGAAAAGCAGAGCACACCCCTCGCTAGCAAAGGCCTTCAGCAGGTTCGCACGCTACAGCAAGACGCTTGCACGCCTCACACCAAGGGTCAAGGGGGCTACAACAAAAGGAGTATTCCTATACGGTAGCGAGAGCCTACACAACCCCAAGCTGGTCATCCACCGTGAGAGGCTGGCAAAGTACTACCAGCCAAGGAAGACCAGAGCCGTGTTAATACCAGTAGACCCAGCAGAGAAGCCATTCACATCTTCCAGGCTATACAGGGCTGCACTAGCAGAATATGGTGGAGAAGACACCCATATAGTAGGGTATAGCTTGTACATAGGCGTCATACCCGAAGAGCTTGCTGAGACGTATCCCCTTTCACAGTACGAGCTGAATGATGCCGCCTACCCGGAAGTAGTAGAGCAATCAGCACGCTACATAGCAGACTACATACAGAGAAACAAGAACATATACCGATACGTAGTGATCACAAAGTGCTCCAAGATACGGTGGAGCAGCAAGATAGCAGACATTGTGGCAAGCATTCTAAAAGAGGCAGGCCTAGACGTGGAGACTAAAGAACTAGAATGCTAG
- a CDS encoding proteasome assembly chaperone family protein: MSGFAVHRFKTIRIAYSEELTGADLFITGFKGYGAVGYIATLHLADTAECREAGYVITKYMPEAVTPSSRGVVGPFTLYSCESAGKRIVLLVNHDIPVVQERSRFTEAIVDFLQSIGVKEAVLIGGFDSRFKQGDEKLRWIATSSYSRVLEEPRMDKGLYVVGPLALLLFHAEVRGYPALAVLPYTEAARPDPRAAAVAIEKINEIYGLEFSVDELLEQAKKVEEMITMMEQQQREMLTPPNSERAYM, from the coding sequence GTGAGCGGGTTCGCTGTACACCGGTTTAAGACTATCAGGATAGCCTATTCTGAAGAGCTTACCGGCGCTGACCTCTTTATAACCGGGTTTAAGGGGTACGGCGCTGTAGGGTATATCGCTACGCTACATCTGGCCGATACAGCCGAGTGCCGTGAGGCGGGCTACGTTATAACCAAGTATATGCCGGAGGCGGTTACACCCAGCTCGCGGGGTGTTGTAGGCCCCTTTACCCTGTATAGCTGTGAGAGTGCTGGCAAGCGTATAGTGCTCCTGGTGAACCACGACATACCCGTTGTCCAGGAGCGTAGCCGCTTTACCGAGGCTATAGTGGACTTCCTCCAGAGCATAGGCGTTAAGGAGGCTGTGCTGATAGGAGGATTCGATTCGAGGTTCAAGCAAGGCGATGAGAAGCTCCGCTGGATAGCCACCTCTTCGTATAGCCGTGTTCTCGAGGAGCCGCGCATGGATAAGGGCCTCTACGTTGTAGGTCCTTTGGCGCTTCTCCTCTTCCACGCAGAGGTCAGAGGGTACCCGGCGCTTGCTGTGCTACCGTACACTGAGGCCGCTCGTCCCGATCCTAGAGCTGCCGCCGTGGCTATAGAGAAGATAAACGAGATATACGGCTTAGAGTTCAGCGTTGACGAGCTACTTGAACAGGCTAAGAAGGTAGAAGAGATGATAACTATGATGGAGCAGCAGCAGAGGGAGATGCTAACGCCGCCAAACAGCGAGCGTGCTTACATGTAG
- a CDS encoding PUA domain-containing protein: MILRPATREEIDRLRGIADYQFGYPAGDLLIPEDAVVGVSPGTRRIREVYGEEGLLAVIRAHDYLFSLSVNGALRLLKLPEPRLRAWIATNGAEELRKSIPCWMVKRLDPELLAGDEVIVLNENGLLIGVGRLRLAPEEILEEGCWGEAIRIRKFAEQSTASRGEVQ; the protein is encoded by the coding sequence ATGATACTCAGGCCAGCGACCCGGGAGGAGATAGACCGTCTTAGGGGTATTGCCGACTACCAGTTTGGCTACCCGGCTGGAGACCTGCTTATACCCGAGGATGCTGTCGTTGGCGTCTCGCCGGGGACGCGGAGGATCCGCGAGGTCTATGGCGAGGAGGGACTGCTAGCTGTTATCCGTGCTCATGACTACTTGTTCTCGTTGTCTGTGAACGGTGCTCTCAGGCTCCTAAAGCTGCCCGAGCCTAGGCTCCGTGCATGGATAGCTACTAATGGGGCCGAGGAGCTGCGTAAGAGCATTCCATGCTGGATGGTTAAGCGCTTAGACCCGGAGCTGTTGGCAGGGGACGAGGTTATAGTTTTGAACGAGAACGGGCTGCTAATAGGTGTCGGCAGGCTCCGCCTCGCCCCGGAAGAGATACTTGAGGAGGGGTGCTGGGGCGAGGCTATCCGTATACGTAAGTTCGCCGAGCAGAGTACAGCCAGTAGGGGAGAGGTGCAGTAG
- a CDS encoding 50S ribosomal protein L38e, whose protein sequence is MPVELKSRDEFIKVLERASGCRVKLGYRRVETEEGAKRIKVLKVKARTPRYLYTIVFDNVDEGIEFVKSIKDKCKSLEVLDAELQGKI, encoded by the coding sequence ATGCCGGTCGAGCTTAAGAGCAGGGATGAATTCATCAAGGTGCTTGAGAGGGCTAGTGGGTGCCGTGTAAAGCTAGGTTATAGGAGAGTTGAGACAGAGGAGGGTGCAAAGAGGATAAAGGTTCTGAAGGTTAAGGCGCGGACACCACGCTACCTCTACACGATAGTGTTTGACAATGTTGACGAGGGCATAGAGTTCGTAAAGTCGATAAAGGACAAGTGTAAGAGCCTAGAAGTTCTGGACGCCGAGCTACAAGGCAAGATCTAG
- a CDS encoding integrase, giving the protein MRAAGQKMVSIDWEGFRAYLEGMGLSRKRVEDYMRYTMKQGYWRLLFEDRRRVLVEVRTLSRAKREKVLAALGWLAEYLGLLDEWEEKRLWVSAMLRRRRLAGGNPRSLALEVLGDPEFVERVVEVAARAARLRPSNYRVFLALLLATGLRPSEAYAAWRAMPRSLVRHFGAVPGLRLFDDRATKRAYATLLTERLYSRLEAAASLGVRPPSYSKLRETLHSVQREDEPLVTVYDFRRAFATALALHGTPKWAIKLLQGHAPRDVFEEHYNKADILHIYEKWYRPALEPLVNRILDA; this is encoded by the coding sequence ATGAGAGCCGCGGGCCAGAAAATGGTTAGCATAGACTGGGAGGGGTTCCGGGCGTATCTGGAGGGTATGGGGCTTAGCCGTAAGCGTGTCGAGGACTATATGCGCTACACTATGAAGCAGGGGTACTGGAGGCTGCTCTTCGAGGACCGGCGACGGGTTCTCGTCGAGGTCCGGACGCTGAGCAGGGCTAAGCGCGAGAAGGTCCTCGCTGCGCTGGGCTGGCTAGCCGAGTACCTCGGGCTGCTGGATGAGTGGGAGGAGAAGCGGCTATGGGTCTCAGCAATGCTGCGGAGGAGGCGGCTGGCCGGCGGCAACCCGCGGAGCCTCGCCCTCGAGGTACTGGGTGACCCGGAGTTCGTGGAGCGCGTGGTCGAGGTGGCGGCAAGGGCTGCCCGGCTCCGGCCGAGCAACTACCGCGTCTTCCTGGCGCTGCTGCTGGCGACAGGCCTACGCCCGTCCGAGGCCTACGCCGCGTGGAGGGCCATGCCCAGGAGCCTCGTGAGGCACTTCGGGGCCGTGCCGGGCCTCAGGCTCTTCGACGACCGGGCCACTAAGAGGGCCTACGCCACGCTGCTGACGGAGCGGCTCTACAGCCGCCTCGAGGCCGCGGCGAGCCTAGGCGTCAGGCCGCCGAGCTACTCGAAGCTACGCGAGACGCTGCACAGCGTACAGAGGGAGGACGAGCCACTGGTCACGGTCTACGACTTCCGCCGTGCCTTCGCAACCGCGCTAGCACTACACGGCACACCCAAGTGGGCGATAAAGCTGCTCCAGGGGCACGCCCCCAGAGACGTATTCGAGGAACACTACAACAAGGCAGACATACTCCACATCTACGAGAAATGGTACCGCCCCGCCCTAGAACCCCTCGTGAACCGGATCCTCGACGCTTGA